The stretch of DNA gctccatgcaaggagcctgacatgggcccgggtctccaggatcacaccctgggccgaaggcggtgctaaccgctgagccacctgggctgcctgaaagGGAGCATTAAAATAGCATACACATGGATACCAATCCTATATCAAATTGAGAGCATAATCACACAGAGAAAATAACTAATTCAATTTGAATATAATACTTGGTACACACAAAAGctaaattctcagaaaaaaaagaaaatttcaagctACTAAGCAAGTTTGTAGTTGCAGAGTGTTGTGATTATGGAAGTATTTTGTGTAATATTAGAGAATAGAGCAAAagggtaaaaatatttatatagaacaGGGTTTTGACTTTGGAGGAGGCAAAAAAATATGGAGTGAAGAAAGCTTAAGAAGAGCCTTATGGTATTAAATTTGTggtttaaatatacatttactgATTCAGTCCTAGCCTCTCAGGCCCTAGAAGCAGTGATGTCTCAGGAGCCATGAGCACACGTGTCCAGATCTTGTCTTCTAAAAACTATTCcacatcaagaaagaaaaaagggagtacctgggtggctcagtgtttgagcatctgtctttggctcagggagtgatcccagggtcctgggattgagtcccacattgggcttcccggggtggagcctgctactccctctgcctgtgtctctgcttctctctctctctcaatctgtgtgtgtgtgtatgtgtctgtgtgtgtgtgtgtgtgtgtctcatgaataaataaaatatttaaaaagaaaagaaagaagaaagaaagaaagaaagaaagaaagaaagaaagaaagaaagaaagaaagaaagaaagaaagaagaaaacacatttttaaaaaagaaaaaacaaggatcTAAGGGGTACATGGGTGATTCCAAGTCTGAGCAGGGACAGTAAAAGATGAGCCTGGATACCGTGTTGTGTCAAAAGTCTTAagaattggggaaaaaagaaatctaggaaATGCTCAAAAGccaccaagaagaaaaaaaaaaagaaaaaaaaaaaagaaaaaaaaaagagaaaaaaaaaaagaaaaaaaaaaaaaaaagccaccaagAAGTGACTGGTTCTGGACGAACCGGGCACAATTTGAGTATCACAAAGATCCATGATGGTGATGAATTGTAATATGTTGTTTATTTCAacaagtgagagaaagagaaaagggggaaggaaaaagtctttttttccagaagaatgCCAGCTATTAAATGCAGAAGGGATGCTAGCATTAGAAATgaaactcagggatccctgggtggcgcagcggtttggcgcctgcctttggcccagggcgcgatactggagacccgggatcgaatcccacgtcgggctcccggtgcatggagcctacttctccctctgcctgtgtctctgcctctctccctctctcttggtgactatcataaataaataaaaattaaaaaaaaaaaaagaaaaagaaatgaaactcagTATTTGTAAGCCCCAATGCAATAACTGATTCAAACATGGATTGCGAACAGATGTAAAATCAATGGGTGAAGAATCACTGGAGGTCAGGATGTTCACGTGGTCTCAAAGTATCACCCTTCAGATTATCAACTAATTAGGAAGAGGAAAACTTGTCTCCCCAAAGCAGAGATCTAGTGGTCACTTCCTTAATCAGGGTAGAATTACCCACAGTGAGAGATCCTGGTGTCCTGTGCGTCCTGATGCAGTACAATATTTCTATTGTACACACAATGTCACTCCCATGGTGTTCTTGAAAAAAGTCCTAACCTGCATCTACTCAGGAAGAAACAATCAGACCAGTCCAGAAGATGACGTCATACAAATGGACTTTGAAATTGACAATGCCACagggaaagaagacagagaagttGTCCAACACAAAAAGAGACAGAACAGAGACAAACCCCATGGATCTGGGTTTGGAAGACTGGAGCTATAAAGATATGTTTAAAACAATCAGATTTGAATATGGGCTGTGTAATAAATGATATTACTGAATTACTGGTCATTTTCTTAGATGTAGTCACCACATTATGATTATGCTGGAGACATCTGGTTATATATTTAGGGGTGAAATATCTCTACTAACTTAGGGGTGATATTGCTACTAATTTTTAAgtggatcagaaaaaaaatgtatgtatacagAATAAAGCAAATGGGGGGAAATATTAACGTGGTGTATCTAGGTGAAggatgtattattattttttttgtttgcactATTCTTTCAATTCTTCCGTGGATTTGAAGAGTtttcaaaaagaaggaaggtGAGAGCACTTGGGTGATGCATGAGGTGGAGACCAGTGGTCAAGGGAATGTGAACCGTGACCAATCCTGTATACGCAGGCCTCACTGTAAGACCCAAAAGCAACAAGGGAAACAGACACTTCAGCCAAATTGATAGCTTGATGACACAAAagtcttggaatttttttttcgtCATGTGGATTAAGTTGGCGAGTTCACAGTTTGAATGACCTTTCAAGGGAAAAATTTGGCAAGTAAAAGAAAGTGAACTATCCTGCTTCTAAAATCCCATCTTCTCAGCTCTAATCAGGCAAAGAAGCTCCCACAGCTCCATTTTAAATCTCCCTGAAGTGCTACTAAATTAAGACtttctggaagggaaaaaaacaaaaagaagatgtGGATTCCTGGTGTCCCAGCTGAGGCTTGAGGAGTCCTGGCTGGTGGCTAGCAATCCCCTCCCATCCTGTGTGGGGGCCACCTCGGGGGAGCCactgactctctccctctcagaagGAGTGATTGCTCTTACAGCTCACCTCTCGGAGAAATGGAGCTTTGACCTGCAAAACAGAAGAATCGGATGTTCATTAAATCATTCCCTGTgacaaaaagcacatgagaagtTTCGCTCTAGGAGAACAGCTTGCCAATtcttagattttttcttttcggTCTAACTTCTTCCTGACTCAGCCTGACTCCATCTAGTGTTAGCTTTGGAAACTTGAACTGTGCCTCCCTTCTTAGCAATCCGTTTGTGGAGGAGCTGGTGTGATCCGTGCCAAGAAGGGCTCCTCTAACGTGGTAGGAGGGCGACATCCCTGGCCTCCATAATCAcactcctcacccccagcccaggcccctgtGGGGCGGCCAAACAGCTCCGGTTGGGGGCGTGGGGGGAGAGgatgggacagagagagagagagagacagtaagagTCAGAGAAGAAGAGGGGCAATGGTTGGAGGCCGAGTTGATGAAACACCCTCTAGGGCCTGGAAGCCAGGACATCTGAAGGAGGGGAGATCCTCAAGGAAGTGAACTTCTGGAGAAAATCCGTTTCCAGCTCAGCCCCAGGGCATCACCCTGATGACAGCATGCCGTGCATCTGTCTCATCTCTCTGTTCACTCACAAATCCACCACTTCTTCCATGCACAGGCCACAGCATTTAGTGAGtcccagggaggaaatggaggcGAGTCCATGCTCCAGGTCCCTTCTAAAACCCACCACCCCACTCAGCCCAGACCTCTGTCTGCATGCCAACCCTTACTGAGCACCCCCTCTACTTGGAAGTCTGCAGAAGCCTCAGATGCACTGTGTTTAAAAAAGGAGTTCCCATCTCAGTCCCACAGCCCATTGCCCATTGCCCAAACCTGTCCCTCCACCTACTTCCCCTGCTGGGGCCTCCCCACTCCCACAGTCGATACACTCTTCTGGATTCCTCCCTCCTGCTGGTTGCACCTTCACTCAGCTGCCAGGTCCTGAGCCCACCACCTCCAGCAGGGCCTTGCAGCAGGTCTGAATCCCTCTAAGATCTCCCCGGCAGGCCTGCCTGTCTCCAGTGGGGTCCCCCCTTCATGCTACTACAGCATAAAAGATATTCCATCCCTCTGCTGCCTAGAATCCATCGGTGACTGACCAGAAGTTTCAGGATAGGGTTCAGattccttcacttagcatacaAGACCCTGACTAAAACTAcccacctccccagcctcctctgcagaCCTTCATGTGAAGCCTCTGCTCCGTTACATGGAATGCTTGGTCCCTGGATGTGCACACGGGCACCCATCAGGGGGCCTTCTGCTTGTGTACACTTCTCTTTCTTCCCGGAGAGAACTTCTTCCCATCCGTCCACATGCAATCGCAGTGCTGCTTGCACCTCCAGACAACCCGCTTCCCAGCTGGAACATGCACCCCTCTGCATCGCCCAGGCACAAGGCAACACGGGCTTAGCTGTGTCATAGCACTCCCCTGACCCCAATCCTGTGCAATGAGCACCCAGGATGTGTCTGTCTCCCTTGCAGACTGAAAGGGAGCCTGTCTTCCTTTAATCCTCAGCACCTGCTCCATGCCATAtcgcccattcattcattcattcattcattcaaaagcaCCCACTCTGTTCTGGGTACAGTGCTAAATGCCAGGGctacaaagatgaaaagaaagatcCCACCCTCAAGGACCTTACACTTTGGGGggaaaaccataaaaagaaatagataaatatatcacataatGTCAGTGATGGAaagtaatataaagaaaaataaaactaggtaAGGGGAAGATAATGATCAGGGGAAGGGTTTCTATTTTAAACAGGCCATGTACAATGAAATGGTGGCCTTGAAGAAgagatatgaagaaaatgaagggcAGAGCTTGCAGCTATCTGGGAGAAGAGCATTCCCTATGACAGAAAACAGCAAGTGCAGAGGTCCTGAGGCAGGACTGTCCTCAGAGGACATAGTCTTTGTGCAGAAGACCAGCATGGCTCATTGCCAGCAGGGAAGTCAGGTAGCCCAGAGCAGACCATATGGGCTTCTCAAGTGGGTCATGGCAGGGGCTAAGGACCTCATTCTGAGTGCTGGGGGGAATGTACTTAGGGGTTCTgtgtgggaggtggggcagaaTGTAACTGAGGGTATGCAGAAACAGGTTCAAGCCCCCTTTGGCTAATGTGCCTTGTGGCCCCCCACTCATGACTCCTGCCTACTGAACCGAAGAAGAGAAGAGTGTGTTCTAGTCTTCTAGGAAGCATTTTGGAGTGGAGAGAAGAGCTCAGATGGCAGGCAAGGAAGCACGATGAATAAAACAGCAGGAAAAATAATACCCCTCACTTACCACGGTAGTGACCTTACCTTGGGACTCTCTTCTTCAGAGTGACAGTGTCTACACAGAGAAAGCAGGGCATTAGAAAGGAGACACTGTGATCATGTGACCCGCTCAGTGCCCGCTAAGGTGCGAGTCAGACCCAACCTGACTCAATTAACTCTGAGAGCCTCCCTGGGTCGGGACCACTGGGGTGGTGGTCTTGAGTGGCTGCTCTTCATCCTTCTCCTTTGGCTCTGTTGGCGCTTCTCCATCTAGGTCCCCTCACTGAGCCCGCTTAGCTGGGCACATAAGTGGAACTGAGTCTTCCCTGGAGCCCTCTTATCCCCATCACTCCTCCTCATCCCCTTCCCTTGCTGCTCCTGGGCCCTCTTGGTCTAAAGGGATCCAGCATGTCTCCCACTGTGTGATGAAGAGGCTGTTTCTTCTCCCCTCCTATTCGTAGGGAAAATAATGGTAAGCAAACTCCCATGACCAATTAAACCCTTTGCATAATTGGACATGCTGGCATCTCGGGAAGCTCTGAGGGCTacgcctcctctccccaccccagactATCCTTCTGCATATCTTTGCAGATAACAACCACATTTtccaaagacacagagaggctccttcctcctcatcctcaggAAAATTTCATGGAAAGCTCCATCATTATCCCATTAAGCAGGCTTCCAGGACTGGGAATGAGTTTTGCCAAGTCCCATCCCATCTTGAGAGAAAGGGGATGCAAATCAATGTCGTATTTTGCTATCAAAACTCACAAACTGACTGTGGGTTGTATTTCCCTACAGTTGCCACAGGATACCCAGAGCCAAGCCAGGGTTCATGTAAGCTCTGCTTGGACCAAGAGGACATGGCACCGCTCCGAGTAGAACCTGCCCGGTTTATGACAAAAAAGCAATTCAGCCCATATAACCGGAGTTTACAGCACCTCCGCCATGCACTCAGCCTCGTCACCTCTTGGGATCAATTTGATCTGGTCACATTTTTGGATACGGGAATAGATCTTTCTGGCTGAAGCCAACTcaccttccttccccacctttcTCCAAGAAATCTGATTCTTAGGAATGGAAaagtacagagaaagagagagagagagaagaaggcagggtgagggagggacagagacatagagaggtctctgtgtttctcttcgATCCTGCCGGTCCGTCTTTCTCCAGCTAAGTTTCAGAGGGCCTGAGGGGAATCTCCTGGTCTGGGCAGGCTGCAGCCAGGCTGCGGGTCACTGCCCCCTTACCCCTGAAGCCCGGGGTTGTGCTTCTCAAGTTGGAGGAGTCGATGTCAAACAAATGCTTCTTGATCATGCAGACCTTCAGGGCCAGGAAGACGGCCGCTATGGCTCCACCTAGAGCCGCCCCGATGACGGCGTACTTGATGTCTGTGGGGCGGGGAGAAATTGCACAATAGGCGCCCACGTCCGTCAAACCCTGCCGAGGTCTTCTACAGCTCCCTTCACATCCGGGGTGACGTTCAAAGTCACTCTAAAATTCTGCGCTGCAATCCGCTGAAGCCCAGGGGCACACTGGCGCCCTGCCCgcgcccccaccccatccctcctctTGGAACAAGATCCTGCTTCTTGGGTTGTGGGGATCATTTCCTGGCAGCTGGTGGCTCACTTCTCCGCCTCTCATAGCCCTACCTCACTGACCTTCACATTAGTTCATTGATCGTGTATGTGCTAATTGCCCACCTGCTCTGTGGTGAGcacagaagggaaagggaaagatctGACTCCATCCTGAGGGCCCTACAGTGAGCTGGTGCCCAGGAGCTCACCCTAATACCATAGGTAACAACGGTGCAGGCTGGGCTGCCATGGGAGCCCGGAGCCTTCCCAGAGGAGAAGGGATGGAGATGTCTAGACCCGTCTGCAGCCTGCATCATGCCTGCTGGGGTGAGCCCCTGAGATGGAGAGAAGCTGAGGGTGCAGGTGGAAGGAGGGCCTGGAGGCACCGCAGAGTGCAGGGTGCTGTGGGCACCGGAGCCACTCTTACAGAGAGCAGACAAAGGTGGTCCTGATGACTCATGTGGCCTTTGAAGAGAGGCTCTCAAGCAGGTCCACACCCTTGGGGTCAAGCTGTGTTAGCTCCCCGGCAGGTCTCGAAGTGAGTGCAGCCCCTGCTCTGTGATGACTGGCAGGAAGCCAGCCCCACTCCCAGcacacccccacctgcccctgcctcctggagTGCCCCCTCCTGTTCCCTGAGTCCAGCTCACAGGAAGCTGGGCAGCCACCTACCAATTTCTGCCCCAGCAGACTTGCCCGTTGCTAATACTTGAGCTCCTCCAATATCTGCAAAGGAAGAAAACCCAGAGTCTGGTTGGAACAAAATTGGTGGCTGTGATGGGACTAGGGGTCAAGGGCCAAAGCCCCCTCTCCAACCACTATCTCCCACAAGTCTTGAAAGGCCTGGCACAGGCACCTCTCCCACCTGGCCTCCAGCCTCAGGAACGAGAGGCAGAGTGTTCTGGGGCCTCAGCGGGACCTCCTCCACACCCACACTGAGAGCAGGGTTCCATCAAGTTCAGTCTAGCCAGCTCTTTCACGGGGTCTCAGCACTCCACGGGGCATGCACAGCACAGAAGATGCAGCTGATGGATGAAGAGCTGAGAAGCTCTTAGATTCTCTGCCCTGTGCTCTGTTACAGCAGTGCTCTGTGACATTGTTAACACGTGGAGTGCTCCACGCCCAGCATTTGACACGGCATCTGGCACGAAGGAGGTGTTAATGGACATTTGCCAAACAAATGGTGGTAATGGAGCATGCTGCAGGGGTGTCTCACTCTTCTGGCCAGGGCTCGAAAGCTTCTATCAGGAAATGGGGCTCAGGCTGGGACCACAGTCCCTGCAGACTGGCTGTTGAAGAACTAGGGCAGAGCTGTAGGCCTTGCAGGCAAAGGCGCCCAATAACTGGGCACTTACTTCGAGGCGATACTGGGTGCGGCACTTGCATGAATGCACTTCCCACTCGCAGTAACAGCTGTGAGAGATGGGTGCTATTATCATCTCCGTGTGATGAATGAGGAACCAGAGGCACTGAAGACTGGATAATGTGCCCAAAAGCCAAGGGAAGTGGAACATGGCAGGGCCAGGGTCTGAGCCATGCCACTTGCACTGAGAACCTGTGATGCCCTGCAAACTCGAGTCCAAGGAAGCTAACAAAAGGATGCCACAAGCCGCGAGGTCAAGGGGTGGAGAGGCTTGGGCTGGAGTGGGTGGATGATGAGACTCAAGCCTGGTTCTAGGTACAAGCTtccaggcaaaggcagaagcaggaagTGCCACTACCCCTGCTTCTTAAAGGGAGTGGGTGACTTCACTGGGAGGGGCCAGATCTTCCCCAGCTTAGCTCTGACACAAGTTGACCTCCCAATTCCCCACCTATTGGGGACTGAATGACAGCCCAAAACCACATCTGCTGACTACAGACAATGCTGCCTGGGTGACATGTTGGTTGACACTCTACAGAGGACATCTTGTTCTGCATGTGTTCAGTGGGAAAGGAATCATCATAACGTTTCATTCTGTGTTGGCTCCAAGCCCCGAGGCTGCTCCTGGTCCCTGGCCCCGGACAGGCGCTCTGGGCTTCAGGGTCTCCCACCATGTCCTAGGCCAGGGACTGAGTGAGTGCCCTCCGTGGGATCACCTTTCCAACTGCAGGCAGACAAAATTGGGCGGTGGACACATCCTTCCCAGTAATTCCTGCTAGCCGGCCAGATGGCCACTCGGCGGCAGCCTTTCCCCTCCTTGGGGAGGGAACTCCCTCCTTGCAGCCTTCCCCCTGCACTCCTTCTCTGCCCTGTGCTCTAACAAGCCCCTGGGTGAGGATCAGTCACAAGCATGTGAGCTCAGCCGACCCCTTCCCCCCCATACCAGGGTCTTGAGCTGGAGGAGTCCCTCCTGGCCCATAGACCCTCTGCGAAGCCCCAGTGCTAATTTCCCCTGGTTCTGCAAAGTAGCTGGAGGATGGATGGCCCTAGCAGcacagcggggggcgggggggggggagggctccAGTGTACTCCTGCATTCAGGTCTGTAAGAGCCCCAGGAGGAAGTCACAGGGCATGTTCCCTGCTGGGATTCTCTGAGTTCTCTTGCAaacagaaggcagaagcttagcAACCAGAGGACAGACTCTCCAGCTCAGGGGAGAGTGGGCACCGTGCTGACCAAACCTAACTTGACTGTCAGCACTCCTCAAAGTGCCCatactggggcagccctggtggcgcagcggtttagcacagcctacagcctggggtgtgatcctggggacccaggatggagtcccgcatcaggcttcctgtatggagcctgcttctccctctgcctgtgtctctgcccccccccccctctctctctgtctctatgaataaataaaatctttaaaaaaaaaaaaagtgcccataCTGAACCAGGcactggggacagggacaggagcagaggtcccagagcccagccctggcTGCTGCAGTGCAGAGAGCAGAGGGCTGCCTCTACTTGGGTCTCCACCCTCATAGTCTCCCTGTGTGCCCAGAGAGACACCTAGGCTACACCTGTCTGGGGATGGTGCCTTTTCTTCAGGTGCACAAAGGCACCTGTAAGTACAGGATCTGAGGCTAGAGTACCTGTGTCCTCTGCATGCCCCCTTTGAACATGCTGCTGCCCAAGGGTGCTATTCTATCCCTCCCGAAAGAGCCTGTctccattagaaacgacaaatacccaccatttgcttcaacatggatggaactggagggtattatgctgagtggagtaagtcaatcggagaaggacaaacattatatggtctccttcattgggggaatataaaaaatagtgaatgggaataaaggggaaaggagaaaaaataagtgggaaatatcagaaagggagacagaacataaagactcctaactctgggaaacgaactaggggtggtggaaggggaggagggcggggggtgggggtgactgggtgaggggcactgaggggggcacttgacaggatgagcactgggtgttattctgtatgttgacaaattgaacaccaataaaaaataaatttatttaaaaaataatggttcttaaaattacaattaaaaaaaaaaaaaaagagcctgtcTCCAGCCCTCCTCtctgcagcccctcctccccagtcaTGTAGAGCACAGCCTGCTTCCGCAAGTGATTTCCAAACAGGATAGAAGCCTCCTATAAGAGTAAATGGTCCTAAGACCTTGAGGCTTCCAGGGTCCCCTCCCCTGGGACATGAGAGGGCAGCCCTCAGGGAAAGGCAGCAACAGGGTTGCTCCCTACAAGAGAGCTGCGGGTGCAGCATGGCCTTGCCCCATCTCAGTTGGAATCTGACTCACTGAGAGTCCATCCCTGACGTCCAGACTTCCTGTACTGTCCAGGACACCTGTTGGGCCTGCCCTCAACAGGAGCTGGAATGCTTCACCACCCTTATTTGGGCAGAATCGGGCTATGTGGTTCCAGTTGTAGGATGGTGGGCGTGCGGGCACTCAGATGTCTTTCTATAAGTATCTGAACTAAAAATAAGGAGAAGCTGCCCTAAGTATTTGTCAATTGATGCCGGGTCATTTTCTTCTGAGAACTTAAATATTGCAGAAAGGCTCCTAACTTTAGATCTCAAGGATTCTAACGTTCCTAGCCAGAGGAAGGGGCTTCAAGAGCCTAGACAGGCATCCATCATCTAACACTATCAGGAAGTGCTTGCAGTATGCTCTGGATAGGGCATCCAAGAGCAACCCAAGACCCCTGTCCCCCATAAAGGAGCTCATGGAGTGAcaagggagacagaaggaaaaatcagAGTGTCATGGATGACAGCCAGCACCTTCCTGGAAACCTCAGTCTCCACTAGATAGAGGAAGTCTGAATGGAAGCATGTAGAATGGATACTTGCTGTGTGGCCTGCACACCTCCCCTGACCCTTGGCTGCTAGAAGTACCTTGGCTTTCCTTTGGGTCACCATCTCCATGTGATTCCCCCGAGGGCAGGCTCCCAGATGAATACATGGACTTACCCTAACTGGTAAATTAGCATATTCCATCTTCCTGTCAGCAGTGACTGGTTTGAGGGGTGGGGCGGGAGATCCATTTCAGGCCAGTAACAACTCTGGGACTTCAAGGGAAATATGGGGAAACAGGAGTATCTTCCAGAATTTGGTAATTGTGGGGCTGAGAGTGGCCTACTGGAAGGAGAGACCCTGCTGGGACTGAAGCCCCCACAGACGAGGGTCAAGCTGAGACCAAGTCTTCCAAAAAGGTTTTGAGTGCCTGAATCCAGCTGTGCCTGCAACACCTCTTCTTGACTTACCAGTCACCTTAGTAAGGAAACACTCTCTTTATCTTAATCTTATCCAAGCTAAGGAACGGTCATCCACAATCAGAAGAGCGCTGATGACTTAGTGGCAGGTCTTTCATAAAGCATTACCAGCAATCAGGTTGGCAAggcagagaggggagcagagaatGCCAGCTGTGAACAAGTTGCTTACAACACAACCTCTGATAAATCCAACTGGGGTCCGCAAGCGAAGCAATCATTGCACCTCTGCCTTGGCACGAGCTGTCTGATGCAACGCCTTTCTTGTTCCTGTGGAAAGTTCTTACTTATCCTGTAAGACTTAGTACAAATCCACCTCTTCTGGAAGTCCCCTTCCTCAGTGTTTGGGATCACCCCTGTCACATTGTTGCACCTCTGCTCCCGCTCCCCTTATGCTGTCTGGCAGGTACAAAGATTTATGCTGTGGCACAAAGAATATATACTTCAGGATAAGCAGTTTCTCTCTAGGACCTGGATGATATGTGAGGTTCCTTGGAACTAGTTTCTTTTCCTGCAAGATGCAGAGAGAAGCTGGGAGGATAGAACCTTGAACTAACTGGGAAGTGACCCCAAATCTCCTGAGCATAAAACCAGAAGTGGTTTCGGGTGATAAGACTGAGTATCCAGGACCGAATGATATTGAGGGCTCAAGAAGGAGGTCAAGTTTGGCCACGGAGAAATGAGTGACCATTGCTCCTGTAACTCTGAGGCGGGAAACACTCATGGGGTGCGCACAGAACACACGTGGCACACACATGACTGCCACTGCTGTGGGCGCTTCTGTCTTCGCTGCCCGAGGTCCCAGATCAAGTAGAGCACAGCGAGCATCCCACTGGGGAAAGGATCGCGTCAGGGGCTGGAagtgcagaaggaaagggagcagTCCGATTGTTTTTCACCCCTGGGTTGATCCTGGGCCCCACTCCTCTTATCTAAAAATGGGGACTTAAGACCCTAACATGTAGAAAGGACTCGCTGAGACAGCCTCTTCTGCTCATTtgtccccagcccacccccaccctgaaaTGTAAGCGGACCTCATGGTCCGGCGGAACACAGGCGTGCTCCTGTGATCGAGCTGCCTGGGCGCTGTCGCCATTcgttctcccttcccctccactgGGCTCATGGACGGGTGCACCTCTCAGAGAGACCAGGCCAGTGGCCGGGGTCCCTCTCATCCCCCAGAGGCGGCTTGATGCTGCAAATTAAACAACATGAGGTCTGAATGCAAGTTGAGGCTTCAGTCCTCTCCTGAGTGGAGCCCTGGGCCAGCCTGGGTGACCAGCTCTCCCTGTGGCTGCTGGCTGTGTGTTAGGGTCTCAAGCCTTCCCCCTGGCATGGTTGTGAGGTGCAGAAACCTCTGACTCCCTGTCCACCAGCCTGGGAACCTCCTGACACTGCTCAGGCTCCATCCCACCTTCCCATCTTGTTGGGCAGACTGCAGCGGTCACCTCCGAGTGCCAGGCCCAGCTCCTCTCACAGGACCGTGGTATCCCCTGCCTCCCCGGGAAGGCCCTAGACCCAGGGGGACCCTGCACCTGCAGGAGTCGTGCAGCTTCCAGAGAGACAAAGTAAAAGGAAAACCGAGGGGCAAGGCTAGCAGAGCAAAGATGTctcaggggtgaggtgggggccTCCGTCCACAGCCAGAGAGCACACCGAGTCAGACCATCAGCTCCCTAAATCCAGCTCAGCACCCCTGGCTCCGCCAGCCATATGCCCTGGTGCCCCAAcatgcccactgagcagggaattcCTCACCCAGGGTCTCTGTCATACATGGAGGTCTGCAGCCATCAGCCAGCC from Canis lupus familiaris isolate Mischka breed German Shepherd chromosome 28, alternate assembly UU_Cfam_GSD_1.0, whole genome shotgun sequence encodes:
- the TMEM273 gene encoding transmembrane protein 273 isoform X1; the encoded protein is MGSGASMLRAFLLLLDIGGAQVLATGKSAGAEIDIKYAVIGAALGGAIAAVFLALKVCMIKKHLFDIDSSNLRSTTPGFRDTVTLKKRVPRSKLHFSERDAEVIEL
- the TMEM273 gene encoding transmembrane protein 273 isoform X2, which codes for MGSGASMLRAFLLLLDIGGAQVLATGKSAGAEIDIKYAVIGAALGGAIAAVFLALKVCMIKKHLFDIDSSNLRSTTPGFRDTVTLKKRVPRDAEVIEL